One window of Manihot esculenta cultivar AM560-2 chromosome 17, M.esculenta_v8, whole genome shotgun sequence genomic DNA carries:
- the LOC110604438 gene encoding probable transcription factor At1g11510 — protein sequence MAPKRSIPLEDPPPASSSSEEESSSGEEEEEEEDGDDGAEAKVEGSSTEEDEANEKQQKPSSQLPQNQTSKPVPEKSHFTTQQAGPESDSDGSETETDSDDDLPNRALGTTVKPIASKLIEENPLKTTKHRSKSLASTQVAVKSTAAVKRGGETDRDPKDSKRSKKKDSESDGGVEKPDDIKKQLFQRLWSEDDEIAVLEGIIDFTEKKGVDPAKDMNSFLDFIKSSLHFDVSLSQLKDKVWRLKKKFEKHVSKGKMGEDKTFSKAHDQKTFDLSKKIWGSEASSGGGVDLVLKSNGKGRKNGNNSQKGKSLTALKAELGADIEKENEKVDKMEVEMQSHSGKKHILQFDKRVCVAGTEDYVVHRGLDMLEGPAKKPEMEEKWRKLHVAELELFLKRNELIREQAKLMLASYKTE from the coding sequence ATGGCACCAAAACGATCAATTCCCTTGGAAGATCCACCGCCTGCTTCTTCGTCTTCTGAAGAGGAAAGCTCCAGTggggaagaagaggaagaagaagaagacggaGACGACGGAGCAGAGgcaaaggtagagggatctTCAACTGAAGAAGACGAAGCTAACGAAAAACAACAAAAGCCTTCTTCTCAACTCCCACAGAACCAAACGTCCAAGCCAGTCCCCGAGAAGTCCCATTTCACCACCCAGCAAGCGGGACCCGAGTCCGACTCTGATGGGTCTGAAACTGAAACCGACTCCGATGATGACCTACCTAATCGTGCCCTTGGCACTACTGTCAAGCCCATTGCTTCGAAGCTCATTGAGGAGAATCCTCTTAAAACAACGAAGCATAGGTCCAAGTCCTTGGCATCAACTCAGGTTGCCGTCAAGTCAACGGCTGCGGTGAAGAGGGGCGGTGAAACGGATCGAGATCCGAAGGACTCTAAGCGGAGCAAGAAGAAGGATTCAGAATCCGATGGTGGCGTTGAAAAGCCTGACGATATAAAGAAACAGCTGTTTCAACGGCTCTGGAGCGAGGATGATGAGATTGCGGTTCTAGAAGGCATAATTGATTTCACTGAAAAGAAAGGAGTTGACCCTGCAAAGGACATGAACTCTTTTCTTGATTTCATTAAGAGTTCGCTTCACTTTGATGTTTCTCTAAGCCAGTTGAAGGATAAGGTTTGGAGATTAAAGAAGAAGTTTGAGAAACATGTAAGCAAAGGGAAAATGGGTGAAGATAAGACATTTTCTAAAGCCCATGATCAAAAAACTTTTGATTTGTCGAAAAAGATATGGGGCAGCGAAGCAAGTAGCGGGGGAGGAGTGGATTTGGTTCTTAAGTCTAATGGCAAGGGTAGGAAGAATGGCAATAATAGTCAGAAAGGTAAGAGTTTGACTGCGTTGAAGGCAGAGCTGGGTGCTGATATAGAGAAGGAGAATGAGAAGGTGGACAAGATGGAGGTTGAAATGCAGAGTCATTCTGGTAAGAAACACATTCTACAGTTTGATAAGAGAGTGTGTGTTGCAGGAACCGAAGATTATGTGGTACACAGGGGACTGGATATGTTGGAGGGTCCAGCTAAAAAGCCTGAGATGGAAGAGAAATGGAGGAAGTTGCATGTTGCTGAGTTAGAGTTGTTTCTGAAGCGCAATGAGTTGATAAGGGAGCAGGCAAAGCTGATGTTGGCTTCCTACAAAACTGAGTAG
- the LOC110604849 gene encoding glucan endo-1,3-beta-glucosidase-like, with the protein MNWVNQYVKPYLEIIIMIAVGHDINPGDELAKHLLPAMEAPYQGLKRIDLWYINVVTPLQLSWLQVSHPPSAGQFVEQTYSNISLDYALLINSSNVIVQDGDIGYTNLLDGLVDDFISAIEKIGLFNDQGLIYIGATGWPITSGRRDDD; encoded by the exons ATGAATTGGGTCAATCAATATGTCAAACCTTATTTAGAAATCATCATTATGATAGCTGTTGGACATGATATTAATCCTGGAGATGAACTAGCCAAGCACTTGCTCCCTGCAATGGAAGCCCCTTACCAAGGATTGAAAAGAATTGATCTTTGGTATATCAATGTGGTAACTCCATTACAACTAAGTTGGCTGCAAGTATCTCACCCTCCATCTGCTGGCCAATTTGTTGAACAAA CTTATAGCAATATATCTCTGGATTATGCTCTGCTCATCAACTCTTCCAACGTGATTGTTCAAGATGGAGATATTGGATATACAAATCTGCTTGATGGGTTGGTAGATGATTTTATTTCAGCCATTGAGAAAATTGGTTTATTCAATGATCAGGGTTTGATTTATATTGGTGCAACTGGATGGCCAATTACTTCAGGACGAAGAGatgatgattaa